A portion of the Oryzias melastigma strain HK-1 linkage group LG1, ASM292280v2, whole genome shotgun sequence genome contains these proteins:
- the sorbs2a gene encoding sorbin and SH3 domain-containing protein 2 isoform X1, whose amino-acid sequence MNTDSGGCARKSVALSLMLSPMKRVQSSPNLATGSESRSSDLDSWRSRSATDGLKNGDASSSSLAAKGFRSVKPNLQDKKSPPQGLPLPDLTAGRFTHRCQSSESLDYPSSIMPKALSPSPYVASGPSMKAGASNESSHTAVGIGSFVSPSASPVTVSALSHYSSSTAGLLDELQICGLDSPGASPTPSPTLSHVSASASTAGPDDALTTSVGSTAAAGTVTNGQVLSHAMNGSAGLPQRPMSPPSYPPPPASLHIGLQRQSRSSEGSESITRESVISGHTSISSTVPIARFSEEEKKVSVLKAPHYEGIGPVDDSGIPIAIRTTVDRPKDWYKTMFKQIHKVHKADDDYSDTYNASYALINSDDLSLSSSTTMAHPPARTHTYRPLSKSPSDNGAQLGAREPSPTPVPPPPPPMPSLLQLRARDSDRERSVPDLNEWGPPDRKVDTRKYRAEPKSIFEYEPGKSSILEHERPSYDDIDLENEPWYKFFSELEFGRPPPKKRLDYNPDISTRQRIETSLHIPPIDQASERPASASSDYRKRRKSEPSSSQANAQPPSRAVTSPKSADACKAGSSLKKPVIRSSPSSPSRAKGGDACNMFSNNLTPAGLYESTSLPPIPSDPDRCQEDGAQEGSSSSKQSVCCANSWPTQNPEADAEKAPPSSGKLKSRSCDDLLTDGHSASGGHNAARSESAGSLVCDGNPPSVSASSHSLPPLHRRRAHDSPGFLQLYRKMHQIDRAQLISSEVIRSVRTRILELERQPHLHRHRLSPWAPSWRVEVPRDMVPNRISEYERLIQKSKSLPNLGDGEVPSGTTTPGGSSSRASSAGGGTPSLPKRRFSIESLLEEDSNNHSRTAPHGLDRLHGPRSPPEGQPRVGPEPGRGPSFPALAAPPAPQANQDFSDSEPDAIASDLSDFIQVEGSSFCSESDFDHCSLTSSESQYGPSAHHSQHLRHHHHHHHHHHSVHQSLSQTQGYQHRHLISTCKGRCPASYTRFTTMLRHEREQARQEHHRPAQQSRSAHPRVPDSQSQQAMSKLAFLVSPVPFRRKKGSPPTSRRSGGAGGRGSRPKSKQAIYEALDAALRDIYEHIQAERGHRSTRPPDDSILRRILAELLPNVPERSSSLRGRRGCWHGGHSSASLCPDGSPTGFAPCRAEPSTPRLQSPRVQSPISACYGRHSEASNMNEYAEERGNGNSFCCSDQDVSRSYSTMDGRHTPQSRRQTPDREVSHKQMTQLILFSLLHQKQPARAIYDFKAQTPKELSFKKGDAVNIIRQIDNNWYEGEHRGRVGILPISYVEKVASSEKQQPIRPPPPAHVREIGEAVARYNFNADTNVELSLRKGERVIVIRQVDQNWYEGKIPDTTKQGIFPVSYVDLVKRSPSKSSAHHVDPHSYHGSRTPSSTPVKPLYHLPPPSSTHDLLCPHPSLRRHDLQAVTSEWLSLTMDLSAFTPARSLASTPTPPTPPPLPVGFKAGSPALLQKGSAPFPSAVPPLTDRLAGFRHAPTSLPFSQPSPPPAPPPPPPPPPLAPPVTHSSFTSPLPDSSFRYTGGRGFQTCDTDPFSKPQVSSSVKTQLPPLKASAHESERSKSPDIELRVKDPYDELLSIISDESNPTVEAFRTPSGDSLPPKLSWDSPSKWGQPKELSCRVDATDKLTANALLEATVYTPVTVKPSPYLLREQPTTQKEDAGECLRLPPGAAEDCNELFIEEEDEAQTDKEEDTPVVNERLCLQAEVSASTLTQFPLTGLLPPSTPPPVTSTLPPLCPSSLSQAPQHEGGVTILSSSSSPHPPPLPRLSASPLPPSVSSPPLLVSHSSDVLSQPTPSSRSSCLPCPAPSCPVSDSQFHAPPPCKTVSPPLSTPRPSAHTAQHPGCRSPKVKVKQDPVVGGKPPRSPILSRRSYLSPVRGRRRLVQDALHGGGDPYQALYNYIPRNEDELELREGDVVDVMEKCDDGWFVGTSRRSKLFGTFPGNYVKQL is encoded by the exons GGCCTTCCACTCCCTGACCTTACAGCAGGGCGCTTTACCCATCGCTGCCAGAGCTCTGAATCCCTTGACTACCCATCAAGCATAATGCCCAAGGCTCTGTCACCTTCCCCGTACGTGGCGAGTGGACCTAGCATGAAAGCCGGTGCGAGCAACGAGTCGAGCCACACCGCGGTGGGCATCGGCAGCTTCGTGTCACCCTCAGCTTCCCCCGTGACGGTTTCTGCCCTCAGCCACTACTCATCATCAACAGCAGGTCTGCTGGATGAGCTGCAGATCTGTGGCCTGGACTCACCTGGTGCTTCTCCCACGCCATCGCCCACTCTCAGCCACGTCTCCGCCTCCGCATCCACTGCTGGCCCTGACGATGCTCTAACAACCTCTGTGGGCTCCACTGCTGCAGCAGGCACTGTCACTAAT GGCCAAGTCCTCTCTCACGCCATGAATGGAAGCGCCGGCCTTCCACAGAGGCCCATGTCGCCCCCGTCATATCCTCCGCCCCCCGCCTCGCTCCACATTGGCCTCCAGAGGCAAAGCAGGAGTTCAG AGGGCAGTGAGTCGATCACCAGGGAGTCGGTGATTTCAGGTCACACCAGCATCAGCAGCACTGTGCCCATCGCTCGCTtctcagaggaagagaagaaggTGTCGGTCCTTAAAGCCCCTCATTACGAAGGCATCGGGCCTGTGGATGACTCAGGCATCCCCATTGCCATTCGCACG ACGGTGGACAGACCTAAAGATTGGTACAAAACTATGTTCAAACAGATTCACAAAGTTCACAAAGCAG ATGACGACTACTCCGACACATACAATGCATCGTACGCCCTGATCAACAGCG ACGACCTCAGCCTGTCGTCCAGCACCACCATGGCGCATCCACCAGCACGGACGCACACCTACAGACCTCTGTCCAAGAGCCCCTCGGACAACGGAGCACAGCTCGGAGCTCGGGAGCCATCACCAACCCCTGTGCCTCCACCGCCTCCACCTATGCCGTCCCTCCTCCAGCTGCGGGCCCGAGACAGTGACCGCGAGAGGAGCGTGCCGGACTT GAATGAATGGGGTCCTCCTGACAGAAAAGTGGACACGCGGAAGTACAGAGCAGAACCCAAGAGTATTTTTGAATATGAGCCGGGGAAGTCCTCCATTCTGGAGCATGAAAGACCA AGCTATGATGACATAGATTTAGAGAACGAGCCGTGGTATAAGTTCTTTTCTGAGTTGGAGTTTGGGCGGCCG CCTCCTAAAAAACGGCTGGATTATAATCCAGACATCTCCACCCGCCAGCGCATTGAG ACATCCCTCCACATCCCTCCCATTGACCAGGCTTCAGAGAGACCTGCAAG tGCTTCCAGCGACtacaggaagaggaggaagtcGGAGCCGTCGAGTTCTCAGGCGAATGCTCAGCCTCCGAGCAGAGCTGTGACGTCCCCTAAATCGGCGGATGCATGCAAAGCCGGCAGCAGCTTAAAGAAGCCCGTAATTCGTTCGTCACCATCCTCACCCTCCAGAGCCAAAG GTGGGGACGCAtgcaacatgttttccaacaatcTGACCCCTGCAGGTCTTTACGAGAGCACCTCCCTGCCCCCCATTCCTTCTGACCCAGATCGTTGCCAAGAGGATGGCGCCCAGGAGGgcagctcctcctccaaacaGTCTGTCTGCTGTGCGAACAGTTGGCCGACGCAAAACCCGGAAGCTGATGCGGAGAAGGCCCCGCCTTCCTCTGGCAAGCTCAAGTCCCGAAGCTGTGATGACTTACTGACCGACGGGCATTCAGCCTCTGGGGGGCACAACGCGGCCCGCTCAGAAAGTGCCGGCTCACTGGTGTGCGATGGGAACCCTCCGTCTGTTTCAGCCTCCAGTCACTCACTGCCTCCTCTTCACCGCCGACGCGCACACGACTCGCCAGGCTTTCTCCAGCTGTATCGTAAGATGCACCAGATCGACCGAGCTCAGCTCATCTCCTCTGAGGTCATCCGTTCGGTTCGCACTCGAATCCTAGAGCTGGAGCGCCAGCCTCATCTGCATCGCCATCGCCTGTCTCCTTGGGCGCCATCCTGGCGTGTCGAAGTGCCACGTGACATGGTGCCAAATCGAATTTCTGAATACGAGCGTCTAATTCAGAAGTCCAAATCTTTGCCCAACTTGGGCGACGGCGAGGTGCCCTCGGGCACCACTACACCAGGCGGCTCATCGTCTCGTGCTAGCAGTGCGGGTGGTGGAACACCCAGTTTACCGAAACGCCGCTTTTCTATAGAGTCATTGCTAGAGGAAGACAGCAACAACCACAGCAGAACTGCTCCGCACGGTTTAGACCGCCTACATGGACCTCGCAGCCCACCTGAAGGCCAGCCTCGTGTTGGGCCAGAGCCGGGCCGCGGTCCGTCTTTTCCTGCTCTCGCCGCTCCCCCGGCCCCTCAGGCCAATCAGGACTTTTCTGACAGTGAACCGGACGCCATTGCATCTGATCTCAGCGATTTCATCCAAGTAGAGGGCTCCTCCTTCTGCAGTGAAAGTGACTTTGATCATTGTTCACTGACCTCCTCTGAGAGCCAGTATGGCCCCTCGGCCCACCACAGTCAGCACCTGCGtcaccaccaccatcaccatcaccaccaccatAGTGTTCACCAAAGTCTCAGCCAAACCCAGGGCTACCAGCACCGCCACCTCATCAGCACCTGCAAAGGTCGCTGTCCAGCCTCATACACCCGCTTTACCACCATGCTTCGTCACGAGCGGGAACAAGCGCGGCAGGAGCACCACCGACCCGCCCAGCAAAGCCGCAGCGCCCATCCCCGAGTCCCAGACTCCCAGTCCCAGCAAGCGATGTCAAAGCTGGCCTTTTTGGTCAGCCCTGTGCCTTTCCGCAGAAAAAAGGGCTCCCCACCTACCTCCAGAAGAAGCGGCGGTGCTGGTGGTCGAGGCAGCAGACCCAAGTCCAAACAGGCCATCTACGAAGCACTAGACGCAGCCTTGAGAGACATTTATGAGCACATTCAAGCAGAGCGAGGCCACAGGAGCACCAGACCGCCGGACGATAGCATCCTGAGGAGAATACTCGCCGAACTGCTGCCAAACGTGCCTGAGAGGAGCTCCTCACTGCGGGGGAGGAGGGGCTGCTGGCACGGGGGGCACTCCTCTGCGTCCTTGTGCCCAGATGGAAGCCCCACGGGGTTCGCTCCGTGCAGAGCGGAGCCCTCCACACCGAGGCTGCAGTCCCCTCGGGTCCAGTCACCGATCAGTGCCTGTTACGGACGGCATTCGGAGGCCTCAAACATGAATGAATACGCAGAGGAGCGGGGCAATGGAAATAGTTTCTGCTGTTCAG ACCAGGATGTCTCTAGAAGTTACTCCACCATGGACGGACGCCACACTCCTCAGAGCCGAAGACAGACCCCAGACAGAGAG GTCTCCCATAAACAGATGACACAACTCATTCTCTTCTCTCTCCTCCATCAGAAACAGCCTGCAAGAGCCATTTATGATTTTAAGGCACAAACTCCAAA GGAGTTGTCATTTAAAAAGGGTGACGCGGTGAACATCATTAGGCAAATAGATAACAACTGGTATGAAGGGGAGCACCGAGGACGAGTGGGGATCCTACCTATTTCATACGTAGAG AAAGTGGCGTCCTCAGAGAAGCAGCAGCCGATCCGTCCGCCTCCTCCTGCACACGTGAGGGAGATCGGAGAGGCGGTGGCCCGCTACAACTTCAATGCTGACACCAATGTGGAGCTGTCATTGAGAAAG GGCGAGCGGGTGATTGTGATCAGGCAGGTGGACCAGAATTGGTACGAGGGGAAGATTCCAGACACAACCAAACAGGGCATCTTCCCCGTGTCCTACGTCGACCTCGTCAAGCGCTCCCCATCCAAGAGCTCCGCCCACCACGTGGATCCACACAGTTACCATGGCAGCAGGACGCCCAGTTCCACACCTGTCAAG CCGCTCTATCATTTACCTCCACCTTCCTCCACTCATGACCTGCTGTGCCCCCACCCCTCTCTGAGAAGGCATGACCTGCAGGCCGTCACCAGCGAGTGGCTGTCCCTCACCATGGATCTGTCCGCTTTCACTCCAGCACGCTCCCTCGCCTCCACCCCTACTCCCCCCACTCCGCCCCCCCTCCCCGTCGGTTTTAAGGCGGGCTCGCCTGCTCTGTTGCAAaaaggctccgccccctttccgTCAGCAGTGCCACCTCTCACAGACAGACTCGCTGGTTTCCGACACGCCCCGACTTCGCTGCCTTTCTCCCAACCCTCTCCCCCACCTgctccaccaccacctcctcctcctcctcctctcgcTCCACCTGTCACTCATTCCTCATTCACCTCTCCTCTACCAGACTCTTCTTTTCGATATACCGGAGGCAGAGGGTTTCAAACCTGTGACACAGATCCCTTTAGTAAGCCTCAGGTTTCCTCCTCTGTAAAGACACAACTTCCACCGCTCAAAGCCTCCGCCCACGAAAGCGAGCGCAGCAAATCCCCCGACATCGAGCTGAGGGTGAAAGACCCCTACGACGAGCTGCTGTCCATCATATCGGACGAGTCAAACCCCACAGTCGAGGCTTTCAGAACGCCCTCAGGTGACTCCCTTCCGCCCAAGCTTAGCTGGGATTCTCCAAGTAAATGGGGTCAGCCAAAAGAACTGTCCTGCCGAGTCGATGCAACCGACAAGCTAACAGCAAACGCTCTGTTAGAGGCAACCGTTTACACGCCTGTAACGGTGAAGCCGAGTCCCTATTTACTCAGAGAGCAGCCGACGACTCAGAAGGAAGACGCGGGTGAATGTCTGAGGCTGCCACCGGGGGCAGCAGAGGACTGCAATGAGTTATTTATTGAGGAAGAGGATGAGGCTCAGACGGACAAAGAGGAAGACACCCCAGTGGTGAATGAGAGGCTCTGTTTACAG GCTGAAGTCTCTGCTTCCACTCTGACTCAGTTTCCTCTCACTGGTCTCCTCCCACCCTCCACACCACCGCCCGTGACCTCCACCCTTCCTCCTTTGTGTCCATCGTCTCTTTCTCAGGCACCCCAGCATGAAGGCGGCGTCAccatcctctcctcctcctcctcccctcaccccccaccccttccCCGACTCTCCGCATCCCCGCTGCCTCCATCTGTGTCCTCGCCCCCCCTTCTCGTCTCACATTCCTCTGATGTTCTCTCCCAGCCCACACCCTCCTCTCGCTCCTCCTGTCTTCCCTGTCCGGCCCCGTCCTGCCCCGTTTCAGACTCGCAGTTCCACGCCCCACCTCCATGTAAAACTGTCTCACCCCCCCTCTCCACACCCCGCCCTTCTGCCCACACCGCCCAGCATCCAGGATGTAGGTCTCCCAAGGTGAAGGTAAAGCAG GATCCGGTTGTTGGCGGTAAACCCCCTCGTAGCCCCATCTTGTCCCGGAGGTCCTATCTGTCACCAGTTAGAGGTCGCAGG cggCTAGTGCAGGACGCTCTACACGGGGGAGGCGATCC GTATCAAGCTCTTTACAACTACATACCTCGCAACGAGGATGAGCTGGAGCTGAGGGAGGGGGACGTTGTGGATGTGATGGAGAAATGCGATGATGGCTGGTTTGTTG GGACCTCCCGAAGGAGCAAGTTGTTTGGTACCTTTCCAGGAAACTACGTGAAGCAGCTATAA